The Populus trichocarpa isolate Nisqually-1 chromosome 18, P.trichocarpa_v4.1, whole genome shotgun sequence genomic interval TTCCAGGATTTTGCTCCTTATTTAGTGTTGGACTTTTTGGAATTGGTGTTTTGGGCTGAGTATACAGGCACACATACAATGAATTATGTTATAGCCATTTAATACATGAAAATTTGAGTTAAAGAATTTCCTTCTTCTTGTGAAGTTCAAGAAACCTAGTTTCTTGAGGAGTCAAAGATCTCCTTATGGATTTCAAGGCCCAGTCTACTGAAATATAGGAAGCCTAATAGAATATAGGTTTTCTATCACTCTCCCTAATTCCCTGTTCTTCTCAGAAGTCTTCCTTAAATCATATGCTATAAAAAATGTCATGCCATACTGAAGTTCCACATAAATGGAAAACATATACACAGTATGCTGATACAGAAGAATTAAGTTACCTCAAATTCTGAAGCCCCCACCATAAACAGAAACAGTACTTGGAAACGAACTTCTTAGATGAAACAATGCCAGAAGACAAAGCATTTGAGTAGATTCCATAATCAAATTGGTTATTATCATCTGCTGAACAATTTGAATTAAGAATAGAGCTGTCCCAGGCACGATAATCTTCCATACCCCGATTGCCACAGTACAAGAAatcttttttgcattttacaGCAGCAGTACAATTCTTCTGCCAGCATGCATCATTTCGTTCTACTGCTAACAAGTACCAGAACGAACCAactatctggaaaaaaaaaactcgaaaaatAGAAACAAGTGACAATCTTTGCATCAATATTTTGAAGGATTAGTGTTTGACTGCAATTATGAAAACATAAgaattcagatttattttttatgattgcatatcataaacaaacaaagaattCTTATTCAGATTATAACTTCTAAGATTGGaattgaatgaaaaaacaatcaagacaGTATGAGATATTATTCTATCCAATAGCATGagaaggataatattttttccagGTCCAACTACTCAAAAAAAAGGTCTAAGATGAGAACAATGGCATTCTGATGCTAAAAGAGAAATAAGGATTATGCTGGTTAATGTGCAGCTTCTATGTGAAGCATACTTATACCTATACTCATGCTACAGAACAACAATGCCAATATAACAACATACATGCTAAAACTGAGAGTTCCAACGAACAGAAAATAGAAACTGCCGAAAGAGAAGGCTATTGAACCAAACAGAACTTACATGACTAGCAAGCATGTATAATAGCAAATAATATGCAGCTCCAGCCCAGGCTGTTTCGGCAAAGACACCTGCTGTCCTTTTTAGTTCTGATGTTAAGGGCAAGATTCGAAAGAATCTAGGAATATATTGAAGCAGGATGATGTAAAGCAAGGCCTGTTTTGTAGCCAAGACATCTGAACCTTTTGACCTCAGAAGAAACCTCCAAACCACAATCTGCACACaaggaaaaataatcaaaaagaCTAAGAGTTGTTTGCATGTTGCAAAGTACTTGTTAGCTTGCAACTACGATATGATGAATTCAGCAGACTAAAATTGCAATCCTCTTCCATTATTAGTTACAATAGTTCTCAAAGTAACAACGCAAAAGCATTCTTATAAAATGAACACCAAAGGAACACCATAATTTATAAAGTCCCTGTGATGTGGGGAAATTTCTTTCATGTTCTTGGCATAATAATGTCTAttgaaatatttcattaatggttaagatttttaggttttgagaaATTTAAGAAGTCCAAGACAGTTTTGTAAATCAAGCATAATTTTTAATCCAATTGTTGCATCGAGCTATAATTTTGACAGAAGATTCAGAAAGCCATGTTTCCAATTAGgtaaaaaatttcatgatgatCGGAGATTGGGAAGACCTTCAAATAAGGCTCGGAAGTTACTGTGCGAGATTATCTTTATTTACCTTGTTGTATTCGGATTCTTCTTCTATTTAGATTAggacttttgatttaattagtattttactatttagaaaACAATATCTACTTCTCTGTAATTCACATTTCCAGTGGTACAGTATACAGAAGTGTATAGTGTATAAGAAAAAGTTATGATCCCAAAAATATATAGTGAAAATAGTCAACCATCATAAAGCATGTATAATAACCAAACGAGAAGGAGGAATTGATAAAATTTCAGTAATGCAATTGATGTAGCTGTCATGGAAATGAAGAAAACCAGCATCTTGCTCAGGTATAATATACAAGTCTAAACagcgggaaaaaaaatcaagggtaAAAAGGGAATAAAAAAGGCAACAGAAAGCATGAATTAAGGTCCAGAAGGATCAGAACAGGAGGGAGATATAAGTTTTTTTGCAAAAGCAAATCAACATACTGAGGGTGCCACAGTTTCTATACCTGTGGTAGGGGAAGGACAGAAAGCAAATCAATGATGAAATATCTCTGCATGTACCGCTTGGCTATTTGTGTGGGATCTATAACAAGTTCACCTCGCCCAAATACCCGAGAAGACGGTGCAATGTAAGCTGTTCGGAACTGGAGAGCCATGCGTATAAGATAGAAAGCATCAACAATTGTTCGCAAAGTTGTTGCTATAGTTGCTAATTTGCGATCTATTCCAAGACAGGTCTCTGAATCACTAAAAActggaagataaaaaaatagagggtcCACAGAAACCGCCAGAATACATGATATGAGAAACAGTTTATTGCAGAACTGGAGGAATTTATCTTGAGGATCAAAAATCTTCTTTTCTGACACTTTAAGATCCTCTGGAAACACTCCCCGTGGGACCCCGAATCTAAGTGACCGACCAATAGACTTGAGTCCCTCGGACCCTTTTCTGATTCCTCTCTTGAAAGATCTCGATGGTGTATCTGCTCCTTGACCAGTACGTCTAAATCCTTCAATACCAAACCCACAACTTCTCACTCCTGCACTGGAAGGCGATGATAGCCTAGAATCCAAGTCATCCAATCTAAGATACAGAAAAACGACAAAACCGAAAAAGTCAGATGCtcaaggaaaaataattcataCTACAGAACCCCTAGAAGCAGGAAAAAGTAAGGTTCTCAAAATGGTAAGAAGGAAGTCCTaacataattagaaaaataagccTTTAAAATCTATTGAAGGAACCTCCAACTGGGTGAATAATGCAGTCAAACATTGGATTCAAAACTTTAATAATTGAAGTATAGATTTTGAACATCCCATTTACTAGAACTTTAATAAATCAAGTGTTAGATTCTGAACATCTCATATACTATCCACATAACCAGTTAATATTGGAGAATGATTACATAAACTGAGAGAACAGGGTACATAAAGCTACATCAGTGCATCACATAACCATAAAATGGGTAGATGATAattatataaagcaaattgtTTTGGCTGGGTATGACAACAGAATTGTTCACAAGCACCTTTATTACATAATAAGATTTCAAAATGGGAAAACATCACTCTCACAGCATCTTCCACATAGCAGAACTTGTTTTCTATGATACTTTACCAGCATAAACTATAGAGTAGTACTAGACTAGCAGATACTGATGTTGGCCTCATTTTCTGatcatatataaaatcataagatCCTAAGTTGCGTATTATTAACTTATTTCAATATCCTAAAATCCTCCCACAAGCCAAGAGTAGTACAAACATCATTGAAGCAAACATAAAACATTAACCACAAAAAGAATACATATATTgcaattcaactaaaaaaaatgttgcagaTTTTATATGACAAACTTTGCAGTTGCATAGATAACACCAGCCCTCTAAACTAATTCTAATTCTACAGAAAGAGATGTCTTCAACCATATATTGTGTTATCAACAAAACCACAAGCACGAAAATTAGGTTCAACTGATCAAGAGAAGAAGCTAAATACTCAACCTTGGATAAGGGCAGCAGCAACATATGCAAATAGTTACATCTACCCCACCACAATTTTGAAACTCGTGATCAtgtttaaaatttcaagaacctaTTCCTACCACAACCATTTCTTCACATAGGCGTCTTTTCATATGCTTATGAGgaggcttcttcttcttctgtttttttttttttttttttcatttcaaaccTCACTAATGACTTATTGATTATCTTTCTTCTTAACTTAAAATTCTTTGTGaatcaggggaaaaaaaaacatgtcttcaatgcttaaaaataaaacaaaatattccaACAAACACAATGACCTCTAACAAGAATTTCATTAAAACTTTACCTGACAAACTTGTCTCTctgaccaccacctagatattGCGATTTCGAACCACAATCAAACATCATTCCCAACTTCTTAAGACAAAAACATCACCTGCAAAGCTCCCAGAAGGAGtaatgataatttattaaaaagcaTTCCAATTTGCAACAAACATCAAAATTACACTACcttgattaaaaaatcaacaaaaaaaaaattgctagcAGTAACTTTAGATGTATTAGATCTCCAATAACAGCACTGATTTTAATTAGCTACCGTTGACCACTAAATTCATGAA includes:
- the LOC7493390 gene encoding probable cyclic nucleotide-gated ion channel 5 is translated as MMFDCGSKSQYLGGGQRDKFVRLDDLDSRLSSPSSAGVRSCGFGIEGFRRTGQGADTPSRSFKRGIRKGSEGLKSIGRSLRFGVPRGVFPEDLKVSEKKIFDPQDKFLQFCNKLFLISCILAVSVDPLFFYLPVFSDSETCLGIDRKLATIATTLRTIVDAFYLIRMALQFRTAYIAPSSRVFGRGELVIDPTQIAKRYMQRYFIIDLLSVLPLPQIVVWRFLLRSKGSDVLATKQALLYIILLQYIPRFFRILPLTSELKRTAGVFAETAWAGAAYYLLLYMLASHIVGSFWYLLAVERNDACWQKNCTAAVKCKKDFLYCGNRGMEDYRAWDSSILNSNCSADDNNQFDYGIYSNALSSGIVSSKKFVSKYCFCLWWGLQNLSTLGQGLETSTYPGEVIFSIALAIFGLILFALLIGNMQTYLQSLTIRLEEMRVKRRDSEQWMHHRLLPQDLRERVRRYDQYKWLETRGVDEENLVQSLPKDLRRDIKRHLCLALVRRVPLFENMDERLLDAICERLKPCLFTESTYIVREGDPVDEMLFIIRGRLESVTTDGGRSGFFNRSLLREGDFCGEELLTWALDPKSGANLPSSTRTVKALREVEAFALIAEELKFVASQFRRLHSRQVQHTFRFYSQQWRTWAACFIQAAWRRYSKRKSLELRRKEEEDEAEADGNRSNMRGGGSYSIGATFLATRFAANALRGVHRNRNAKTARELVKLQKPPEPDFTADDAD